Sequence from the Clostridium botulinum genome:
ACATGCAAAACATATAAACATTCCTTCAATAAAATAATATATAGGTAAGTTCTTCATTTTTATTTCGTCATTAACATTAGATGTTATATATTCTGAACTTATAGGCATATATAAATCTTTATTTTTAAATGTCACATATTCCGGAATATTTACAGTCTTTTTAAATCCCTCTATGTCCATTTCTAAAAATAATATCTTACTTAATCTTTCTTTCAACATTGTTTTATAATCCATTACGTTACACCACCTAATTTTATCTTGATAGTATTTAAGACAAAAGCTGTCTCAAATGATTATTATATCACTTAAAACAGCTTATTTGTAGAATTAATTTAGTTTAATTTTTCATTAATTAAATTCATAACATTTTCTTTAAATTCTGATATTTGTCTTTCTGCATCAGTCACGCTATTTCCCTTAATAGATAAATAAACCTTCATCTTTGGCTCAGTTCCTGATGGTCTAACTACAAAATAAGAATCATCTTCAAGTATAAACTTTAATACATTTGATTTTGGTAAATTAATTGCTACCTTAGTACCATTTATAATATCCTCATCTGTACTTAATTTATAATCTAACTTTTTAACTACTTTTACGTTATTAATTTCAGTTATATTGCTATTTCTCATAGCATCTATGCAAGAAGCAATTTTTTCTTGACCTTCTTTTCCTGCTAATTCTAAAGATACAAGAGTTTCTTTAAAGTATCCATATTTTTCATATAATTCTATTAAAGCATCATATAGACTCTTACCATGTTCTTTATAATATAAGCACATTTCACATATTAGCATTGAAGCTATTACTGCATCTTTATCACGAACAAAGTCTCCTGCAAGATATCCATAACTTTCTTCAAATCCAAATAAGTACGTATGCTCTCCTGATTCTTTAAATTCTCTTATCTTTTCTCCTATATACTTAAATCCAGTTAATACATCTAATATTTCAATATTAAAATCATCAGCAATTGCTTTAGCACCTTCTGTAGTTACTATTGTCTTAATAACTACTCCATTTGCAGGTAGCTTATTAGTTTCTTTTAATGAACTTAACATATAATGAGTTAATAATAATCCAGTTTGGTTACCAGTTAAAACTTTATATTCACCCTTACTGTCTTTTACTACAACACCAATTCTATCGCAATCTGGATCTGTCCCAAATATTATATCTGGATTTGTATTTTTAGCCATTTTTAAAGCTAATTCAAATACATCTGGATTTTCTGGATTAGGATAAGATGCTGTTGGAAAGTTTCCATCTGGAGCTTCTTGTTCTTTTACAACCTCTACATTAGTATATCCTAATTCTTTTAATACTCTTCTAACTGGAACATTACCTGATCCATGAATTGGAGTATATATAACATTTAAAGTATTAGCTTTTTCACTAACTAACTCAGTTCTAATAGTTAAAGACTTTACTTTTTCCATATAGATTTTATCTAATTCTTCACCTACATATTCAAGTAAACCTTTTTCTAAAGCATCTTTTTCATCTATAGTTTTAATTTGTGAAAAATCTTCAATTTGGTTAACACAAGTTATTATTTTATTAGCTTTATCATCTGTAACTTGTCCTCCAAATTCATCATAAACTTTATATCCATTATATTGCTTTGGATTATGTGAAGCAGTTACAACTATTCCACCACTACATTTTAATTCTCTTGTAGCAAAAGATAATACTGGTGTTGGTCTTAAACTTTCATATAAGTATACTTTTACATTGTTAGCGCATAACGTAAGTGCTGCTGCTTTAGCAAATTCTTTTGACATATTTCTAGAATCATATGCAATTGCAACTGCTGGTTTATTAAAGTTTTCGTTTAAGTAATTAGCAAAACCTTGAGTTGCTTTTGAAACACTATATACATTCATTCTATTGCTTCCAGCGCCAATTACACCTCTTAATCCACCTGTACCAAAGTCTAAGTCTTTATAAAATCTATCTTCTATTTCCTTTTCATCAGATATCGCTTTTAATTCATTCTTTGTTTCTTCATTTATACTCTCAGAATTAATCCATGAGTTATATTTTTCTTTATAATCCATATATGTTCCCTCCCATTTGTATAAATCATTTGTTAAACATTTATACTAACTTAACAAAATTTTACTTAATACTTCTATTATTATACAATACTTAACCATAATAAAAAATACTTTTTTAAATATTCTATAGTATTTAGCAATAAATTTTTCCAATTACTAACATTTACGATTGTTCATATTCATTCTTTATACTTGTAATTTCTTCTATTGTTAACCCTGTAGCTTCTGATATTTCATCTACTTCAGTAAATCCCATAAGGTCTTCTGCTAAAGATATTATTAATCTTTTTACATTATCCTTAACTCGAGTTGGTAAATCAGAAAATTCATCTAAACATTCTGTCAAGTCCAATGACTCATCATAATCAAGTTCATCTTCCTCTAAATTTAAAAATTTTTTTCTTTTTAATTTGTTTTCAAAATATTCATTTAAGTATATTAATTTTTCATTATTAGGTTCTATATCTTCTTCAGAAAATACTTCTATTCCTTCTTTTTGCAATAAGTATGCAGTAAGTCCCATACCATCTATTTTGTTTCCTTGAAAACTTCCATCATATATTTTGTTAACACCACATGATGGACTTTTTTCCTTTAAGATAGCCTTCGTAGCATTCACTTCTTTAGCTATCTTTAATGTTTCATATGCACCTTTTATAAATTGATTTGTAACGTCTAAACCATCTTTTGTAATTGCTACTCCATGTCCATCTAATATATCCTCAGCGGAATTTTTTAATTCCACTGGAGTTCTAGGAGTACTTAGACCTCCAAGTTGTTCAGGACATACTAAAATAGCTTTTCCTTTTCTAAATAATTCAGCACATTTTTCATTTAAATTATTTTCCCCACTATATTTACAGTTAACTCCACATAAACATGCACTTATAATATACATGCACTCACCTCAAAATTTCTTCATATTTTTTATGTAACCATTTTTTAATATATGTTGATCTTTTCTTATAAAGGCAAATTTCTCTGTCCATGAGCTTTATACAAAAGATCAACATATTTAAATCACATTATTTTAGTTCAACTATTGTTGCACCATCTCCGCCTTCACCATATCCGCCTAATCTATAATTCTTAACATGTAC
This genomic interval carries:
- a CDS encoding phospho-sugar mutase, translating into MDYKEKYNSWINSESINEETKNELKAISDEKEIEDRFYKDLDFGTGGLRGVIGAGSNRMNVYSVSKATQGFANYLNENFNKPAVAIAYDSRNMSKEFAKAAALTLCANNVKVYLYESLRPTPVLSFATRELKCSGGIVVTASHNPKQYNGYKVYDEFGGQVTDDKANKIITCVNQIEDFSQIKTIDEKDALEKGLLEYVGEELDKIYMEKVKSLTIRTELVSEKANTLNVIYTPIHGSGNVPVRRVLKELGYTNVEVVKEQEAPDGNFPTASYPNPENPDVFELALKMAKNTNPDIIFGTDPDCDRIGVVVKDSKGEYKVLTGNQTGLLLTHYMLSSLKETNKLPANGVVIKTIVTTEGAKAIADDFNIEILDVLTGFKYIGEKIREFKESGEHTYLFGFEESYGYLAGDFVRDKDAVIASMLICEMCLYYKEHGKSLYDALIELYEKYGYFKETLVSLELAGKEGQEKIASCIDAMRNSNITEINNVKVVKKLDYKLSTDEDIINGTKVAINLPKSNVLKFILEDDSYFVVRPSGTEPKMKVYLSIKGNSVTDAERQISEFKENVMNLINEKLN
- a CDS encoding DUF523 domain-containing protein; its protein translation is MYIISACLCGVNCKYSGENNLNEKCAELFRKGKAILVCPEQLGGLSTPRTPVELKNSAEDILDGHGVAITKDGLDVTNQFIKGAYETLKIAKEVNATKAILKEKSPSCGVNKIYDGSFQGNKIDGMGLTAYLLQKEGIEVFSEEDIEPNNEKLIYLNEYFENKLKRKKFLNLEEDELDYDESLDLTECLDEFSDLPTRVKDNVKRLIISLAEDLMGFTEVDEISEATGLTIEEITSIKNEYEQS